From one Agathobaculum sp. NTUH-O15-33 genomic stretch:
- a CDS encoding 4-hydroxyphenylacetate 3-hydroxylase family protein, protein MMTKDQYIESLKKLNFNLYVFGEKVENPTENPIMRPSLNSFAATYELAEDPQYEDLMTATSHLTGHKINRFTHMHQSTDDLVKKVKMQRLLGQKTAACFQRCVGMDAMNAVYSSTFEIDEACGTKYHENFVKFLTRVQDEDLGVDGAMTDVKGDRSLSPSQQADPDLFLHVVERTADGVYVTGAKAHQTGYINSHEVLVMPTIAMREGDEDYAISFAIPTDSDGITLIYGRQSCDTRKIEEYNDIDVGNKVYGGHEVLVIFDHVFVPNDRIFLNGEIKFAGMIVERFAGYHRQSYGGCKVGVGDVLIGATALAGDMAGSAKASHVKDKLIEMTHLNETLYCCGIACSSQGTKTKSGNYLIDLLLANVCKQNVTRFPYEIARLAQDLAGGLMVTLPSEADYRNPKLHDYIDKYCRGVASVPTEDRMRVLRLIENMTMGTAAVGYLPESMHGAGSPQAQRIMIARQSNLEMKKELAKKIARID, encoded by the coding sequence ATGATGACGAAAGACCAGTATATCGAGTCTCTGAAGAAGCTCAACTTTAACCTGTACGTTTTTGGCGAAAAGGTTGAGAACCCGACCGAGAACCCGATCATGCGTCCCTCGCTCAATTCCTTTGCCGCCACCTATGAGCTGGCCGAGGACCCGCAGTACGAAGATCTAATGACCGCCACCAGCCACCTGACCGGCCACAAGATCAACCGCTTCACCCACATGCACCAGTCCACCGACGATCTGGTTAAAAAGGTGAAGATGCAGCGCCTGCTCGGTCAGAAGACCGCGGCCTGCTTCCAGCGCTGCGTGGGCATGGACGCCATGAACGCCGTTTACTCCTCCACCTTCGAGATCGATGAGGCCTGCGGCACCAAGTACCATGAGAATTTTGTGAAGTTCCTGACCCGCGTACAGGACGAGGATCTGGGCGTTGACGGCGCGATGACCGACGTCAAGGGCGACCGCAGCCTGTCCCCCTCGCAGCAGGCCGATCCCGACCTGTTCCTGCACGTGGTAGAGCGCACCGCCGACGGCGTGTACGTCACCGGCGCGAAGGCGCACCAGACCGGTTACATCAACTCCCACGAAGTGCTCGTTATGCCCACCATCGCCATGCGCGAGGGCGACGAGGACTACGCGATCTCCTTTGCGATCCCGACCGATTCCGACGGCATCACGCTGATCTACGGCCGCCAGTCCTGCGACACCCGCAAGATCGAGGAGTATAACGACATCGACGTGGGCAACAAGGTATACGGCGGCCACGAAGTGCTCGTTATCTTCGACCACGTATTCGTACCGAACGATCGCATCTTCCTCAACGGCGAGATCAAGTTCGCCGGCATGATCGTCGAGCGCTTCGCGGGCTACCACCGTCAGTCCTACGGCGGCTGCAAGGTCGGCGTGGGCGACGTGCTGATCGGCGCTACCGCGCTGGCGGGCGACATGGCGGGTTCCGCCAAGGCCAGCCACGTCAAGGATAAGCTGATCGAAATGACCCACCTGAACGAAACGCTGTACTGCTGCGGTATCGCGTGCTCTTCTCAGGGCACCAAGACCAAGTCCGGCAACTACCTGATCGATCTGCTGCTGGCCAACGTCTGCAAGCAGAACGTCACGCGTTTCCCGTACGAGATCGCGCGTCTGGCGCAGGATCTGGCGGGCGGCCTGATGGTTACCCTGCCCTCCGAGGCGGACTACCGCAACCCCAAGCTGCATGACTACATCGATAAGTATTGCCGCGGCGTCGCCTCCGTTCCGACCGAGGACCGCATGCGCGTACTGCGCCTGATCGAAAACATGACCATGGGCACCGCCGCTGTCGGCTACCTGCCCGAGTCCATGCACGGCGCCGGCTCGCCGCAGGCACAGCGCATCATGATTGCCCGTCAGTCCAACCTCGAAATGAAGAAGGAACTGGCGAAGAAGATCGCTCGTATCGACTGA
- a CDS encoding acyl CoA:acetate/3-ketoacid CoA transferase encodes MKKVSIITAEEAALKVQDGDTIATGGFVSCACPEALSGALEKRFLETGHPSNLTLFFAAGQGHRDGTGGDHYGHEGMVKRVIGGHWDRAPKLGDLALANKIEAYNLPQGVISHMYRDIAAHNIGTITHVGLYTFADPRNGGGKLNDCTTEDLVKIVNIEGEERLLYKGFPINVVFLRGSYCDEYGNCTVHREIGPLDVTAMAQACKNSGGKVIVQVEKIVQGGTLDPKLVAIPGIYVDSVVVGSDEENMQCLGMPYDGALTGEFRIPVDAIPPIPMDAKKIIARRAAMELPKDAIVNLGTGAPEKIANVAAEEGISDNMTLTVEAGSIAGVPYGGTQFGAAANAMCIIPHNVQFDFYQGGGLDVAFLGLAETAPNGDLNVSKFGTRLAGAGGFIDITQNAKKVVYCGTFTAKGLKTDCVDGKLVITQEGAKKKFVNSVEHITFSGDYANKVHQPVLYITERCVFELRHEGVTLVEIAPGIDLKTQILDQMEFVPKIADDLKTMDERIFKDELMGLKHE; translated from the coding sequence ATGAAGAAAGTAAGCATCATCACAGCGGAGGAAGCCGCCCTGAAGGTACAGGACGGCGATACCATCGCCACCGGCGGCTTTGTAAGCTGCGCCTGCCCGGAGGCCCTCTCCGGCGCGCTGGAAAAGCGCTTTTTGGAGACCGGACACCCCAGCAACCTGACCCTGTTCTTTGCGGCCGGTCAGGGCCACCGCGACGGCACCGGCGGCGACCACTACGGCCATGAAGGCATGGTAAAGCGCGTCATCGGCGGCCACTGGGACCGCGCGCCCAAGCTGGGCGATCTGGCGCTTGCGAACAAGATCGAAGCCTACAACCTGCCGCAGGGCGTTATCTCGCATATGTACCGCGATATCGCCGCCCACAACATCGGCACCATCACCCACGTCGGCCTGTACACCTTTGCCGATCCCCGCAACGGCGGCGGCAAGCTCAACGACTGCACCACCGAGGACCTCGTCAAGATCGTCAACATCGAGGGCGAGGAGCGCCTGCTGTACAAGGGCTTCCCGATCAACGTCGTGTTCCTGCGCGGCTCCTACTGCGACGAATACGGCAACTGCACCGTACATAGAGAGATCGGCCCGCTGGACGTCACCGCGATGGCGCAGGCGTGCAAGAACTCGGGCGGCAAGGTCATCGTGCAGGTCGAAAAGATCGTGCAGGGCGGCACGCTCGATCCCAAGCTCGTGGCGATTCCCGGCATCTACGTCGATTCCGTCGTCGTCGGTTCGGACGAAGAGAACATGCAGTGCCTCGGCATGCCGTATGACGGCGCGCTGACCGGCGAGTTCCGCATCCCCGTGGACGCGATTCCGCCCATCCCGATGGACGCGAAGAAGATCATCGCCCGCCGCGCCGCCATGGAGCTGCCCAAGGACGCGATCGTCAACCTCGGCACCGGCGCGCCTGAAAAGATCGCCAACGTCGCCGCAGAAGAAGGCATTTCCGATAACATGACGCTGACCGTGGAGGCAGGCTCCATCGCGGGCGTTCCCTACGGCGGTACCCAGTTCGGCGCCGCGGCGAACGCGATGTGCATCATCCCGCACAACGTACAGTTCGACTTCTATCAGGGCGGCGGCCTTGACGTTGCGTTCCTCGGCCTTGCGGAGACCGCGCCCAACGGCGACCTGAACGTTTCCAAGTTCGGCACCCGTCTGGCCGGCGCCGGCGGCTTCATCGATATCACCCAAAACGCCAAGAAGGTCGTTTACTGCGGTACCTTCACGGCCAAGGGCCTCAAGACCGACTGTGTCGACGGCAAGCTCGTCATCACGCAGGAGGGCGCGAAGAAGAAGTTTGTTAATTCGGTCGAGCACATCACCTTCTCCGGCGATTACGCCAACAAGGTGCACCAGCCCGTTCTGTACATCACCGAGCGCTGCGTGTTCGAGCTGCGCCATGAAGGCGTCACGCTGGTAGAAATCGCGCCCGGCATCGATCTGAAAACCCAGATCCTCGACCAGATGGAGTTCGTCCCCAAGATCGCCGACGATCTGAAGACCATGGACGAGCGCATCTTCAAGGATGAGCTGATGGGCTTGAAGCACGAGTAA